The sequence GATATGAATGTAGTGGTCTTCGATGATTCGGTAGATTGTTTATTTTCTTAAATTATTTGCTTCAATGCTTgcctatttttttctttccagCTGTAGTGTCAATTGATCTTTTTTTCTTAAATATACTGTGCTTATAATTACACAATCAAAGTTAGGTCTTTGTATTTCAGTTTTTATAGTCTTCGTTATtacctaattttaaattttatacaGCGTGACAACTAAATAATAATTATGTTTAGTACATTATTTATAATAAATTCATTAATTTATCGAAATTcttttatttctgtttcattAAATTCAAGCTATCATGTAACCATTTTTTTATGTCGTGCTACTAACAATATTTGCGTTTAAATAGTATGAATATTTAGCTGTATCATTTAGCAGCCCGAGTGCAGTGACTGAGTCCATTGGGTATTTTTGTTCGTACTCTTGCTTTGCAAGCTTCTGAACTATTAAAGAGGTTGGCGAAGGGTTGGTCGGACTGAGTCTTGCCGAGGAAGGAGCTAGTTTACTTGCCGGTGGAGGAAAAAGGACGAGCATTAAACTCATATACCTGCACACCTATACCATTTTAAATGCCTTGGCGCTCCGTGTCGCAGAAGGAAGCGAGTTGATTTGGGCCGAGCACCTCGGCTTCTTGTTTTTTCCGTCCCGCACATGTTGTATTTTTTCTTTAGCGCGCCAATATGAATTTGCCGTCATTACATTTTTTGTTACGTAGCACTTTTACTTGTAAATTATaacattttttttggttttCACACTGGGGCCCGTCGATTATTGTTGAGGTTATCTTTTTGCTATATTTCTTGTTTACCAAGCAACATCATCTTTATATAGCCGACCCCATTCCGCCGCACACTAGTTTCACAGTGCACGGTGCGACTTTACTTGTGTTCCTTTTCTTGTAATAGCATGTCCAACCATAACAGCACAGCACGGTCTACTGCCCATCTGCTGAGCCCAACACTTGGAATCAACACAAATATAAACAAAATGCACGTGACAGTTAAGCAGATTGTTGAAGGTTCGCAGAAACCTAGGTATAAAGGAAGGATAGTTGTTAACAATAGTCAGGTTTACACGGTGAGTAGTTCAGGAGCTTCAATATTTTTGGTGATCTATTTTCATAGTATGAAATAGGTCTATATTCAATCGGGTTAGTTCATTCGCAAATCACACTTTTAAATATCAATAAGAATGATTTGCCTGCAGGTGCAATTATGTGGCATGATGTGCCATTTGGACCACGAGGAATCTTATTGTGATTACAAATTATTTGATGGCACTGGTGAAATCAAAGGAAGGGACTGGTAAGGGTCTGCGTAACAGGCAAAACATACATGTAGTTCTTCAAAAATAATATTATGAGTTTATACAGCTCGTTTTTCACAAAAAATACTTAACGATACTGATTTAATTTTGCTGTCAGGAGAGACTGCATGTCGGGCAATACCTTCTTCAGCGGTGGGAGGTATGGTTGGCATCTGCAAACGAAATTTGGTTGTGCCATTTTAGATGAACTGTGTACTAAGCATTTGCAGTATAATAGGGCTGTAGTCGTTAACAggcaatttatttatttatatttgcagTATGGGTGGATGCTAATGCATGTTTTTTTATGCAGCCTGTCAGCATATTATGTTGTTCATGCTACTGTTATCGTTGAGAGGGATTCTGCCTGCCTGAGCACATTGCATGCTAGGCAATAATTCTCTTTGTCGTCTCTTATCTATTTTTCTTGTAGTGCTATTTAGGTTATACTTGTATAATGTGCATGTAATGTGGTTCAATCAATACACAGGAAGGTGGAGGACCACAATGAATTGACGCACCATTTCCTTAATTGTGTCACTAACCACATTGAGCTGATAAGAAGCAAGAAGCGTGATTTTGAATTACGGATGACTTCATACCATGTGGCTGCTGAACTTGATAAAGAAGGTCTAATATGCTTGTTGGCAAATGATTCTGTCAGGTTTGTTATTCTCAGTCCATATATCCttataattccttttttgtTAATGATTCCACCCACTGAGACAATGTATGTTTTTTATGTTTAATAGGAAGTCTGAGGTAGGAGTGACCTATGATTTTCTACTCGGTCACATGCATATGGAAGAAAGCAAGCTCAGGTTATCATACAGTATTTAGTTTTTGAACAATCCTTTGGTGGtaattatatttttctatatcCAGCTCCCCCCCCCTACCGTCCAACATACAAACGGTCATTTGCCTTATAAATGTACCATCAAAGTGTACTGGAGTTTTGTTgtaattccaaaaattatgtgTAGACATAtctccttttttccttttttttaaactGTCTGTTTATTTCTACTCACGAGCAAGTTGTAATATCACAGGGCTGCACTGAAGGAACTCATTGATGAGGGTAGTATCTACAATACTGTTGATGATTACCATTTCAAGTTGGCTGAAAACTAGAGATGGGAGGGTACCTGGAGAGTTTTTTACTTCATATTTATCTTTTTCATGTACTCTTCCCTTACAGCTTCAGGTTGAGGAATAAATTTAAGTGCTGATGTTGAATGTGGTCACTATGAACttagtttatatttttctgGCAGCCCAAGTGTTTGTAATGTTATAAACATTTTTATATTTCATGTTAATATGTTACAACTTAATGGCTGCTTGAGAGGAAGATTAGCAGTATTAGTACCTTTATGTTGTGGGCACGAACCCCTGGTTTTCTTTTAAGCCTAGTGCGTCAGTGAGCATTTCTGCAACCTTTGATGCATCTGCTACCTGCATAAGTTTCTCTCTCACCAGTTATACAAGTGACAGGGGGTGTAAAGAGTAGTCAGCTTTGTGTTTTACAATGCAGATGCAAACTAACTTACATTTACTCTTGAAAGTGAAGAAAGCGTTCCATTATAGTGAAAGCAGAATTGGGCAGCAGCGCAACCTGTGCTCCTATTCCTGAAATCAATATGACATCGagatttaattaaattttgacaTATGCGCCTGCACCAGTCCCGCAATTCTGTTGTCATGCAATATGGATAATATCCATTCATGCAAGCATAACCTACCAGGTGCTTCCGGCAAATTGGGTGCCTATTATTTCTATTCTTGCTGCTTCCCAGTTGTAATTCCAGCCAGTTATCAAATGACTTGCTGTCAATTTCATGGCATTTTTAATCAGTCCAATGACGTATATGTGTACATCCTTGTGTTCCTCAATGCAATTTTCATTGAAAAAAGGGTCAAATACAGATATTATGTTTCTATCAAGACACCATGCGTATGTCACCCATCGGTGCCCAACAATTCCTGGGAAGAATAGCTGCTTCCAAAAAAAGAGATGAAATGAAGTTTGTGTTAACTTATTTTTTATCTACAACAGCAATTTGATGTCTGCAGAAATGaagtttgttttgttttttcttacTATTCTGCACGATGGCAGTTCATATTCTATATGCAGCGCAGATATCTGATCTTTAATCACTTGGCTTGTTGCGTTGAATGTGCCTGCAAGCAAAGTCCCCTGTTTCAAAACATAAACTTTATTATTATTCACTGTCATTactattgtgctttgtttttaGTAATGGAGTGACGCAATTAATGATAGTATCCTCAACTTACAATAAATATTGATTCAAATATGTGTCGCTGGATATAGCCTTCCACACATTCACCTCCACTCTTAGTTACCTCTGTGAATCGCCTAATTATTGCATCGAACATGTCCATAACTATTTCAGATCTGCCAGTCAGTTGTGTCTGGAATGAATTGTACGGGACCTCGATGTGTTTTGGGGTATAGTGCAGGATCACAGGGCTGTTGTTGCAACAAATGACACATTGTCAGATTGACCAAAATCAAAATATATTTAGTGTTGCCTGTTTGCATGGCAACTTTCTGTTACGATAACAAGTGGACTATCTATGTGTACACCTAGAATTACATCTTAACTGAAAAACGATTTCATTTAAATATTGGCACACATGTAGTATTCCGGCATTATCATTGACAAGtatgtgggggggggggaggtggagggggGGGTCACACATACCACTGCGGTGTATAATTTGATTGAGTTGAAGCATTTCTCGTTGAAGCTGCTGATTCCTCTCTAAACCCACTGTTGTTCAGATGATGGTGGTTGCATTGTTGGCATGTTATACATGTTTTGTGTAGACAGTTGCGTCGGTTCATGCAGCACAGAGAAATATAATACCTTGCCAGGGCACGGATTGCAAGAGCCTTCTTGAAGGTCTCATATGAGGTTACTCTGTCACACTCATCAGTTGGACCATACAACTCGATACATATGTATCCATTTGTAGCTGATGTATGAGTGAATCTTTCTTCACTAGTTTGTCCAGATATGGTTAAGCTGTTTGGTCCACGTGGCCGCTTGCGGCAGTTGCAATCTTGAATAGATGCACTACCAGTTGCATCGTTGTGCTCCGAGCTTCCATCTTCAAAAGCAAATCCTCGTCTCTGCCAATTGCAGCACACAAATAATGACGCTTCGTCCAGCATCCTGCTCACATCCGCTCCTATTGTAGTACCTGCAACAATTTATAGTGTACTGCATTTTTCGGCCAAATCCcttaatttttaaaattttgcaagGTAATGccttgttttttctatttgcaAGGTTAATTATTTTTCTCGCATAATGCCATTGACCGCTAATGTACGGAAAGGTTGTTTTTTTACCTAGCCACGCCATGTTGATGTCTCTCCCTGCATCGTAGCAGTATCCATTTGTGAATGGCTCGATTATTTTCGTTAGCACCGATGCAATGCTCCCTGCATGGTTAGCCTCGTGTCTGCTGCTCATCATTTCGAACTCAGCAACGGCGAAGAATAGTGCTCCCGCAGCCtgtttttgtaaatatattgtAAATGcgttattttttttattggtGCGGCAATTTATACAATACGACGTGTGAAAACTGTTGCTTTTTACCTTCATATGAACGCCAAGTGCTCGTGAAAAAGAGACTGAAATTTCCCATAGGCCCGGCAAACTGCTGCCAATACCTCCACAGCAAGCACTGAATGATTCATATGCCCATGAGTAACATATGCCAGAGGCGTTGCGAAGCTGCAGGTTACAATAGCAGATAAGCATTTGTTTGAGTGATTTTGCTATTCTTACGATATTCTTTATCATAAGTttgctctttctttctctcaggtCAAGTAAATAGTGTATAGATACCATTGCGAACATATCTTTGGAAAGtatattctattttttttgCGTGCTTACCTGACTCTTGCCGAACTCAAAATCTGAACTGCCACCACTTCTGCATAAACTGTCTGCTAGGACCATAGACTTAATTGTCTCCGCGGAGAAACTGCTAATGCGGGGGAATGTCGAATGCTCCATGTTCATCACTCCAACATCAATACTGTCTAGGTAAAGTACCTGAAGGTTGGTTCATTGTGTTTATTAGCATAAGACATGGCATGTGATATTCTTTAGTTCTGCTCTATtttgggggggagggggggggtaTTGTGGTATTACCTGCAAGAAAATTGAGCAGCCTGTTATGTTTGAAACTCTGTTGCTTACTTGGAGTTCAGTCTTCAGCTTTACTACTGCTTGGAAAAGTTTCCTTATTACATACTCTGACCAATCAAATTTCCCAATGCTACATGGCTCTACAAGAGCACTCCAGTAGTCGACGGACACGTAGTTGTACTTGGACCCGGGGGATAATAATGTTGACATTATATATATGACAAATGCAACTTTGAATGCAGCCTGTTCAGCTTCTGTcatcttgttgttatatttCCTCTCTACAACTTCCTGCGCCGTTTTTATGCTTCGACTTTGCCTACTATCTTCTCCTAGGTACACGGTTGTAACTTTTGAAATTATATCTCTACGTGCCATCCCGGTCTCAGATATTATGCTACCACTACATGGTATTCCAAACACTCTCTCCACATCTGTTTTTCCaaactttatttttttctttgagtCAATTACCAGTGTTTGGGTTAGTGGATCTACTCTGCTCATAAGCCAAACTGCAAATCTGCGGTTTATTTGTCGTAGAGATGGGAACAACAGCATTCCACCAAATCCAATTGACTTAACCAATTCCCGTTTAAATTCATCCAAAGATGATATGACATCATATATTTGTTTAATTGATGTCCGGGTCGATGAAACCATGTAATCATCCCTTGGATCGTTGTTTCCTACTTGTTGCGAACCAGAGATGCAGTTTCCTGAAGGGAATAGCTGACAGGTAGTTTTTAAACAATTATGTCAGCAACATGACAATTTGTCCTGTATACGTTTTAGTTATTTTTCATTTAGTTCATCAATAAGAAGGATGCTAAGCTATCTGAATAGTGGCAATAATGTAATCTAGTTTGCGTAGAATAACCAACCTCTAGTACTTCGCGGGCTGCATCAGGAACAGAACTGCGCGCAGTAGATCCGGTAGTGATTGCCTTTCCTCTCCTCATTGTTAGTTAAATCCCGCAAGCAGATGGTTTCCAGAAGCTGGGAGCCACCTCTTCCAGGCTCGAATGTTCAAAATGATGAGCCCCTGATGCTGTTGCTTTCTTCGGTTAACCACTAGCTAGGAGAGGCGTTTGGGTGGAGGGGGAGTGGGGGGTTTGGTTGGGGGCGCCTAGCCAAGCTCGTGGGTCAACTGCGGCGTAGAAGATTTTGCTGGTTGTGATCGGAGGAatggggggtggtgaggggCCTTTGCGTGCGGGGGTTCGGTATGGCTGCTAGGGTGTTCGTGGCTTGGGGTTGGgggcttgggcggcggcggcggcctggcgaTGTAGCGGGGCAGGGTCAATTGCGTagggggaacaagcgatttcgAGAAGATGTACAGTATCCACCCGTGTTTGCCTTTTCAGTTCCTTTTATTCGCAATAAACGCATTGGTGTGAACGGGGGGTGCTTGCAGGTGGTTCTGTGAACTGGCTTGCCTACACCGCGGTGACGCCGTAGACTAACGGCTGTTTGCGCACGAATCGCGACCAGCACCGAACTTGCTGGTTGACGGTCACGATTTGCTATGGGTACCTACGCCATAGGACACCAAATCCTCGTGCTGTACATGAGGGCCAGGTTCGAGCGCGTGGTGGGGTCCAGGGACTCGGAGGCGTTCTACATGGTGAaccccgacggcggcggcgggcccgaGCTCAGCATCTACCTCCTCAGGGTCTAGCTACTCTAGTCTTCTAGAATCAAGAGGGCCGGCAAATTAAAGATGCTTCTAATTTGTTTgcaagtttttcttttttgcttaAATGCTTGTGCATGCTGATTGCTATGGAGATGCATGGGGGCTGTGCATGTTTGGTTGTTTTGATTGGTGGCTACTATGTGAAATATTGAGGGTTAATCTGATTGTGTTAATTAGCTAAGTAGCTAGCTTTACTTAATTACATATCGATTAAGTTTGGTTTCTTGTTAACTTTAGTAGGTTACAGCTTGCTGTACTGTGCAATAATGTTGTTTAAGAGTaagctatatatatattgccgccccctctctctcttccccatgatttttttttctttttggaagcAGGACTCCCTCGATGAATTTTACCAGAGCTACGGTATGGTAAAACTCTGGACAAATTTTTCGAGTGCAGAAATGAACAACTATATATACTTCTGGTTGTTCACGCACACAGAGATGGGCAAGATCTGAATAGCATATAGTTTATACTCCATATATATATTGCTGAAACAAATTTAAGTTTGCTCATCACCTCGGTAAAATAAGTTACCTTTTTAACAGGGAGAgttaaaaaaaaggaacaagAGAAACACACATGGTTCATACACCAACCATGTCATTATTAAAATTATAATTACTATATGCTTCGGGGATTCTAATAAGTTCTATCCAGATAAAaattctactccctccatccacagTTTAATGGACTCTGAGTTGTTCTTGGTCAAGTTATcctaagtttgatcaaattaatAAAAGAAGAGTACTAACATCTACCTCATCAAAGAAATAAACTATGGAAATGTATTTCATAACGAATCTAATTATagttatttgatgtcataaaagTTATTATTCTTTTCGATAAATTGGTCAAACATAAAATAGTTTGACCTAAGACACAAACTCAtcataaccccccccccccctacccCAATATTTGTTGATGGAGGAGTACAAAACACGAGTATGTATGTGTTGATATATTCTTAGGTTTCAAGAAAAGAAGGTGCATAGTGCAACTCACATTTGTATATATACACCCTCCTTCAATGATTTTTGCAATTATAATTGTGTACATTTCTGAAGTCCATATATAGTGGAGCTTCCAGTACTACTTGAAAACATGGACTGTGCATATGTAAAGTTTTATTATCAGATATCTTGTGTTCTCTTAACATGCAAAATGTTGACTCTTGGATCGATTCTGTGGCACAACCAGAAACTGAAATTTCCTTGTGTGCCGTATACCGTCAGGGATATAGAGAAAAACCGACAGGAAAATTAATTCTGACGGCAAACCGACAGGCGAATCCCAACAGAGATAAAATGACAGAGAAATTACAATTGTCTGTCGGTAAATCGGTAGAAATAAATTTCATGACGGGTATTCCCTGTGTGGCAACTCACAAGAAAATTTAGCTCTATCAGATTAAAGAATCTGTCGAGAATCATTTCCATGTAGGACCTTACCGACAGGAAAATTGAATTTTTCTGTTGGTTCCCCATCAGTGTTATAAAATTATCCCTGATGAAGTATACTCATAGAAAATTGACAAACCGACCGACAAAAAAATTAGTTATTTTCTGAGTGCTGATTAATTTATCCCTGGCGGGATTCTACACAGGAAATTTTGACACAAGGTGTCTAGAAGGTAGCATGCTCTTTTTCATAACCAGACCCAAGTAAATCTCGTTCGGACAACTTTGTGCATGTTTTGAGTAGAGAGATGTGGCTAGCTACATAAATTCAAAGAATTCCAAATAGTCTATATTCCAAGGGTGGTATTAACCACAATTTATCAATTTTGTCTTTACCAGTTCCTGTGCCATTATATTCGGTAATTGGCTCACTAAAGTAGCAAGTAGAGTATATATGGATTGTTGAAAGCAATGGAAAGTTTGGTGGGAAAGCTAAAAGAAATTCAAGGAATAATTATGCAGGTCAGGACTTATTCTTTAGCTTTGTAACCCATCATTTACTTTTAATAAAAGCTAATCATGCATCATCACTCTATACTGTTTACAATGCTACTTATTTGTGATAATAAAGCTATTTGGTAGGCATATCAATATGTTGCCCTTTTCTCTCTAGCACGCCAAAAGGatggtgttcatccaccatGCTGTCCTTTACTGAAATGAATTCGGCAACATTTAATTATTGATTTCTGTTCATTTTTACCTTTTTATCTAAATAGTATACACTAACTAAAGGCATACAACGTTTTGAAACAGCAGGTAGAGAATATAATTGCTATTACAAGTTattgcaaaataaaaaatatataacacAAACACAGATAGCATAAAATGGATTACATACCATTTCCTATAAGCAAGCAAAAAAACTACTTTTACAATTTTGAGTGCATATATAAGTCCAACATATGTTAAAAATGTGTAAACGCTAGTGCTTCTATTTTTAGTCTTTATTTATCATTGCAATTCTTTTTGGTCCATACTCTATATTGAGCTTTCATTTGGTTTGTGCTAACACTAACGTGGGTTTACCTGCGAACTTTCCTTTGAAGTAATATAGAAATATGAAACCTAACTAATAAAATATTATGGTTTGTTTTTATAAAAGTGAATGGGATTGATCTGTTTTGCAAGAACTGAGGAGTACGAagaaacacatgcatggagcattaaatgcagttgaaaataAATATAGTATCAATCATattgaatcttcggacacatgcatggaacatttaaatgcagttgaaaaaaataactaattacacgaTATAACAGTTttatacgagatgaatcttttaagcttatttagtccataattggatattaattgtcaaataacaacgaaatatgctataGTATtgaaacccaaactttttcgcaaactaaacacagccacaaTGGTTCGTACCAAGTAGTAAACCTGATTTCAACCTTTATGCATGCCCAATGACATTGTttgattttgttgttattttttaaaaggagaaaagttcaggggcaccagaaaaaagaaaagtttcAACATATCCTGATCTCCACTAATCTatttgtcggtgtcctgacccggcggtccggatcccaactggtaaatgctgcgtgtttcctcgtcccagatgttgatgcaagaggcaacacagtaacgcacgggtttatcctggttccggccacggggccgtacatccagcaagggggtgtgcgaggacactgtattatcttgcaccggtggtgcctgtagtagggggataCATgcgtggcgagagagggagggaagcttgaaaggcccttgtttggttttggtaattgagtgacaccTTAGGtagactaataagtgtttatgttgagatacacaggagattagtccacacaaatacactagtatgagcaacatgtgccatggaggagaaatggctaagtgttgatgctatgctcatatagtgtgatcgaggagctcattgcatatgagacatgacatggagttatgtgaccaaagtggagaagatcaagacaaggcttggcttgatggaccggttgcaatggagaagggcaagtcaaggctttgaagcaagggaccgcgaggcggtgaagcttgggcaagatttggcgccgatggaccgaggcaacggtgaagagcgagcaaggtcaagatcgacggaccaaagaggtcatgtgatgatatggagtggatcatatcatttaagaaagatcaagccaagtgttgactcatgatgatgatcaaaaggcttgatggagttttgtgcttgtgtggcatcaatatttgggaagatgaaatggaatgcgcaaggcaaagatatgacttgtagggcatttcatttcaccggtcaaaggttgtgtagagaagtacatgaccggatttaggatagatggccgtactatcaagaggggcaaacttctttgcatatcggtcatctagtgccacttgagcgatctaacattgcgatgttacTAGGATCAAGTGGCGttgtgagatcaagtgaaaatcctttgaaaatgtttgtgaaatgctaacacacatgcacatggtgttgttcacgtggtggtgttggcacatttgcaaaggaaaaagagttggagttgatgtttatcaacttggggaagcaagaaagacttttcggtgttcttcggagattaggttagctcttggagtgaaatactgctttgatccattgtgttttgaatcaaatattcatttgggttgtgtagccctctgaataagctttccatagagtccaagatcaccaaatttggacattggagttaagagttatggccgttttaccgaggtaaaTTTCTACTgaaaatagacctgcggacggtccgctcctgggggtagacggtccgccgttatctcgaatgagctcaaacagaaccgtttttggctctgttggtggtccaaaaggaactgcggaccgtccggtccatggggacggacggtccgcctttaaaaacTGAAATGGGctcagaaacttggtagttctgtcttgggtgtccaaattgtactgcggaccgtccgccccgcCTTTAAAAACTGAAatgggcgcagaaacttggtagttctgtcttgggtgtccaaattgtactgcggacggtccggcccttgggggcggacggtccgcctcctactgaaaattctaggacagaaacactgcggtttctgtgtgtgcacactttttgaactgcggacggtccgcccccggggagcggacagtccaccggtcacttccagatttagtcagagacgtttgcaaatcggttggttcgaagttttgaactgcggacggtccgccccaggggtgcggacagtccgcccggggctctaacagtcgactctgacacataatcattgcagttctagccgttggttttgaatggcggatggtgcttaggcttgtgtgacttggcattagaattgttaggagaactcttactagcttggcactccattttctttgtgtaggatctttttggaggtgacttagagtcatagttagaggggtgaagtcttggctaagcaaatagtttcaattctgcataagtttcggttagccggcgcaattagttttagaaaggactattcaccccccctctagtccgccatctcgaccctacaaagctcccaggtctctgctagaggagaagtcgatcgaggcgagtgccaatatcgagtgCTGAGCGTCGTGTTTGCGTGATGATGATTGCGACGTCCAAGGTGACgatcccccttaaaggaagcccgtctcctccttttatagtcacaaggaggggcggtgtacatgagcaGGGGgccgtggaagtcgtcgttttcccccaaatcgcgggggtgcagtggtcgaatactgtaggaagtacactatggggcatggcgtcgggcgtgacagtcgtcctgggtatcgtccttggtcttgcggagatcgcgccggcgtcctgccagccccggcaggcggcgtggtcgtcgctgtggggtgtacagtcctccagatgtggcgtggtggcgctccgtgggccctgcaggtcagggtcttgcgtgCACCAACGgtagcggggcacgcggcggtcccggacccctctggacGTAGTGCTGGCGTGTGCACttaggaggtccgggactctGGCTGCGAGTGCTGAGCGTCCCTCCTTGAGGGGCATGTGGcgacgccggaccccttcccgagcagggggcgggtccggggccatacgtgtggtgaggtggagttcggtcagccggagttggcagaatagtaacggaaactgtgccgagcacgtcccgtcccgcgtcgcaggtacccacagtgccgccacagcgtccgggatggcggagcagtggccggagttggcggacgggactccggtcacagccactgtggggaatggtggcctgacgccgtctgtcctgggcgctgtggaggagtggttggcattcaatgcctccgtacaatgggcgggtgagcggcagggaCATTTGTCTTCtttgtcgaggggtggcctcgagcgaggtggagataattcgccctgctcgagggtaggttcgctaccctcgagcgaggcggagatgttttgccccctcgagggtagattcgctaccctcgagcgaggcggagatgcggggcgcagtcgagggtcctgatgggagccctcgagcgaggcggagatcgcccctcgggtccgagggggtcgcagatgggccgcatgctgggcttctttgagttctttccttccttccagattggaaagaggccgtgggccttcgtgggctcagttgcctaacatgtgtttgcgttttttagggtgatcttagtaccccaattaggttGTCCTTAATAGTGGTACCCGATACTATTTCTTCCCCATCATTAAGGTTAAGGTCATCAGAAGGTGCTACCTTTCCCCTTTTTGTCtatcatatttaattttttatttttcctttgtGCTTTCCTTGAATCTTTATTCTCCTGTTGGTTGGGCCAAGGTAAGAAGTGGACCATGCGGGGGCAGTGGACCAAGTCATTAGACGGAACTAGGCAGGTTGACGCGCGATGCGCGTCTATTCGAAAGATATTAActtgaaaaaaatgatgaaacataaatttatattttgttgTACTCAATCCAATATTAAATT comes from Panicum virgatum strain AP13 chromosome 4K, P.virgatum_v5, whole genome shotgun sequence and encodes:
- the LOC120703219 gene encoding uncharacterized protein LOC120703219 isoform X2 — encoded protein: MRRGKAITTGSTARSSVPDAAREVLELFPSGNCISGSQQVGNNDPRDDYMVSSTRTSIKQIYDVISSLDEFKRELVKSIGFGGMLLFPSLRQINRRFAVWLMSRVDPLTQTLVIDSKKKIKFGKTDVERVFGIPCSGSIISETGMARRDIISKVTTVYLGEDSRQSRSIKTAQEVVERKYNNKMTEAEQAAFKVAFVIYIMSTLLSPGSKYNYVSVDYWSALVEPCSIGKFDWSEYVIRKLFQAVVKLKTELQVSNRVSNITGCSIFLQVLYLDSIDVGVMNMEHSTFPRISSFSAETIKSMVLADSLCRSGGSSDFEFGKSQLRNASGICYSWAYESFSACCGGIGSSLPGLWEISVSFSRALGVHMKAAGALFFAVAEFEMMSSRHEANHAGSIASVLTKIIEPFTNGYCYDAGRDINMAWLGTTIGADVSRMLDEASLFVCCNWQRRGFAFEDGSSEHNDATGSASIQDCNCRKRPRGPNSLTISGQTSEERFTHTSATNGYICIELYGPTDECDRVTSYETFKKALAIRALARYYISLCCMNRRNCLHKTCITCQQCNHHHLNNSGFREESAASTRNASTQSNYTPQCPVILHYTPKHIEVPYNSFQTQLTGRSEIVMDMFDAIIRRFTEVTKSGGECVEGYIQRHIFESIFIGTLLAGTFNATSQVIKDQISALHIEYELPSCRILFFPGIVGHRWVTYAWCLDRNIISVFDPFFNENCIEEHKDVHIYVIGLIKNAMKLTASHLITGWNYNWEAARIEIIGTQFAGSTWNRSTGCAAAQFCFHYNGTLSSLSRVNVTDASKVAEMLTDALGLKENQGFVPTT
- the LOC120703219 gene encoding uncharacterized protein LOC120703219 isoform X1, whose amino-acid sequence is MRRGKAITTGSTARSSVPDAAREVLELFPSGNCISGSQQVGNNDPRDDYMVSSTRTSIKQIYDVISSLDEFKRELVKSIGFGGMLLFPSLRQINRRFAVWLMSRVDPLTQTLVIDSKKKIKFGKTDVERVFGIPCSGSIISETGMARRDIISKVTTVYLGEDSRQSRSIKTAQEVVERKYNNKMTEAEQAAFKVAFVIYIMSTLLSPGSKYNYVSVDYWSALVEPCSIGKFDWSEYVIRKLFQAVVKLKTELQVSNRVSNITGCSIFLQVLYLDSIDVGVMNMEHSTFPRISSFSAETIKSMVLADSLCRSGGSSDFEFGKSQLRNASGICYSWAYESFSACCGGIGSSLPGLWEISVSFSRALGVHMKAAGALFFAVAEFEMMSSRHEANHAGSIASVLTKIIEPFTNGYCYDAGRDINMAWLGTTIGADVSRMLDEASLFVCCNWQRRGFAFEDGSSEHNDATGSASIQDCNCRKRPRGPNSLTISGQTSEERFTHTSATNGYICIELYGPTDECDRVTSYETFKKALAIRALARYYISLCCMNRRNCLHKTCITCQQCNHHHLNNSGFREESAASTRNASTQSNYTPQCPVILHYTPKHIEVPYNSFQTQLTGRSEIVMDMFDAIIRRFTEVTKSGGECVEGYIQRHIFESIFIGTLLAGTFNATSQVIKDQISALHIEYELPSCRILFFPGIVGHRWVTYAWCLDRNIISVFDPFFNENCIEEHKDVHIYVIGLIKNAMKLTASHLITGWNYNWEAARIEIIGTQFAGSTWNRSTGCAAAQFCFHYNGTLSSLSRVNVADASKVAEMLTDALGLKENQGFVPTT